A single region of the Blastopirellula marina genome encodes:
- a CDS encoding phosphoribosylaminoimidazole carboxylase: MDITNLFRDLPESLPEEAFQALVESGDVRIERIVSHGHASPEGYWYDQPQSEFVVLLQGSATLQIEGEDQPRLLVPGDFVNLLSHQKHRVESTDPDVKTIWLAIHYGS; this comes from the coding sequence GTGGACATAACCAACCTTTTTCGCGATCTGCCGGAATCTCTGCCTGAGGAAGCGTTTCAAGCACTGGTCGAGAGCGGAGACGTGCGTATCGAGCGGATCGTTTCACATGGGCACGCTTCGCCAGAAGGTTACTGGTACGACCAGCCTCAAAGCGAATTCGTCGTCCTGCTGCAAGGTTCAGCCACATTACAGATTGAAGGGGAAGACCAGCCACGATTGCTCGTGCCTGGCGACTTCGTCAACCTGCTTTCCCATCAGAAGCATCGCGTTGAGTCGACCGATCCCGATGTGAAAACGATTTGGTTGGCTATTCACTACGGCTCATAA